One Streptomyces sp. NBC_00223 genomic window carries:
- a CDS encoding acetate kinase: MLVLNSGSSSVKYQLIDMADHTRLASGLVERIGEEGGVADHAEALRRAADDLAGQGLGLDSPELAAVGHRVVHGGTRFTEPTLITDEVVTEIEKLVPLAPLHNPANITGIKVARRLRPDLPQVAVFDTAFHATIPEAAARYAVDTATADRYGVRRYGFHGTSHAFVSRATAALLGKEPSEVNVIVLHLGNGASAAAVRGGRSVDTSMGMTPLEGLVMGTRSGDIDPAVVFHLERVGGMTTDEIDTLLNKRSGLLGLCGANDMREIGRRMGEGDRAARLAFDVYTHRLRRYIGAFTAVLGRVDAIAFTAGVGENSAAVRAAALADLEGLGIVLDPVHNSVRGSGARLISAESSRVAVAVVPTDEELEIARDTYALARG; the protein is encoded by the coding sequence GTGCTCGTGCTGAACTCCGGCTCCTCCTCCGTGAAGTACCAGCTGATCGACATGGCCGACCACACCCGGCTCGCGTCCGGTCTGGTGGAGCGGATCGGCGAGGAGGGCGGCGTCGCGGACCACGCGGAGGCGCTGCGCAGGGCCGCCGACGACCTCGCCGGGCAGGGCCTCGGCCTGGACTCCCCCGAGCTGGCCGCCGTGGGCCACCGCGTCGTGCACGGCGGCACCCGCTTCACCGAGCCGACGCTGATCACCGACGAGGTGGTCACCGAGATCGAGAAGCTCGTCCCGCTGGCCCCGCTGCACAACCCGGCGAACATCACCGGCATCAAGGTGGCCCGCCGGCTGCGCCCCGACCTCCCGCAGGTCGCCGTCTTCGACACCGCCTTCCACGCCACGATCCCCGAGGCCGCGGCCCGCTACGCGGTCGACACCGCCACCGCCGACCGCTACGGCGTCCGCCGCTACGGCTTCCACGGCACCTCGCACGCCTTCGTCTCGCGCGCGACCGCCGCCCTGCTGGGCAAGGAGCCGTCCGAGGTCAACGTCATCGTGCTGCACCTGGGCAACGGCGCCTCGGCCGCCGCGGTCCGCGGCGGCCGCAGCGTGGACACCTCCATGGGCATGACCCCGCTGGAGGGCCTGGTGATGGGCACCAGGTCCGGCGACATCGACCCGGCGGTCGTCTTCCACCTGGAGCGCGTCGGCGGCATGACCACCGACGAGATCGACACCCTGCTCAACAAGCGGTCCGGCCTGCTCGGGCTGTGCGGCGCCAACGACATGCGCGAGATCGGCCGCCGGATGGGCGAGGGCGACAGGGCCGCGCGGCTCGCCTTCGACGTGTACACCCACCGGCTGCGCCGGTACATCGGCGCCTTCACGGCCGTCCTCGGCCGGGTGGACGCGATCGCCTTCACCGCGGGCGTCGGCGAGAACTCCGCCGCCGTGCGCGCGGCAGCGCTGGCCGACCTGGAGGGCCTGGGGATCGTGCTGGACCCGGTGCACAACTCCGTACGCGGCAGCGGCGCCCGGCTGATCTCCGCGGAGTCCTCGCGCGTGGCCGTCGCCGTGGTCCCCACCGACGAGGAGCTGGAGATCGCCCGCGACACCTACGCGCTGGCCCGCGGCTGA